The region GTATTAAATAATTTTGCTCATTAAATATTTTTTCATCAGCACTTGACAGCATGGTCGATAATTAATATATTATAGACAGGACAGGTCTATTGATTTTGTTCTTTCTGAAAACAGAGAAATTTACCAAAATACCACTTCTAAAACTTACCACCTGAAAAATTAAAAACAAATTATTTATAGGAATGCTCTTTCAATGAGAGGGCATTCCACCAATTCAAAGACAACTATCAGAGGTAATGAAAATGTATAAAACGAAAGATTTTTATTTGGCAGCCGTGCTGGTTTTGTATGGTTACAAAATCAAGTATCACGTAAATGAACAGAATAAGTCCGTCTTCTATTTTGAAGAAGATGAAGGACTCCGTGAATTAGTGCAGGACTACTTTTACGATAAGCTTAAAGTATCTCCTCATCAGTTTCAAAGTTCAGTCAAGACTGTGAAAGCACTGATTTACAATTAACCTCCAAATCTTTAGGAGGCACCCAAAATGAAAGATGATAAAATAAATGAAGAAGCATATAAAAAATTAAAATATTCCTATCATCCCGAAATAACATTCGAACTAACAAAAGAGGAAGGGGGAAAGAAAAATAAAGGCTGGTTACTCACCGAGACTAACTGGAAAGAAGAATCTCTCAAGGAAATGGTTAAAACTGTTTCTTACCTGCCGTCAAAACTTAAACACGGTCATAAAATAAAGAAGAATGTCGAAGAAGTATATTTTCTGACATTGGACTTTGACAAGAATGATCCTACTATAGAAGAGTTTAAGAAAAATTGGGAGAAGACACAGTTCTCCTGGTTCCTGCATACAACCGTAAATCACCAGAAAACAATTAGCGACGAAGGCGAAAGCATTCGGGCAATTGATAAATTCAGAGTTATCGTTCCGCTATCAAGACCTATTTCACTTAAAGAGCTGGATAAAATGGAAGAGTTCTGGGAAGAGAAATTTCCATTAATTGATACAACTTGTTTTGATGGTAATCGTTATTTCAAGATGAGTCCGAATGCGATTACAGAGCTGCATAATTTTTATGATATTGATGGTAATGTTGTTTTTCTGAATCCCGATGATGAACAATTACAGGTAAAGAAGAAAAAGTCCGGCAAATCCAAAAAAGAAGAGATAACAATATCCCTGGACGATGAAATATTACTCGAGGATGAGACTACAAAAATTAAAGTTCGTGATATAACTCAGAAGACAAGGATTTTTTGTCCGTTCTGTGACCATTCAACTAGAACACATCCTCATACTCAAAACGCATTCATCGATATCAATAATGCAGGACAATATTACATTTTCTGTTCAACTGAGGATACAACATACTGGCAGAAAAACACGGAAATAGATGCGGCTCGAAGTAAGTTGTTCTGGAATACATCTATTGGAGCTCCCTCTATGATTGGATTTAAATCCGCTAACGGTGATGGCTCGTTATATCTGTTCAAGAATGCGGCTGATTTTGATAATTATTGTATTCAGAATCATATTAACCCGAATATTCGGGATTATCTGCCTCGCAGGGAAATAATATTCAATCCTCAAAGACCAGAGGGCTTGAATGATGAGTTCTATAATCTGTTTGAGGATAGTGAGTATTTGAAAAAAGATTATTCTACCTTAC is a window of Ignavibacterium sp. DNA encoding:
- a CDS encoding DUF5659 domain-containing protein, which gives rise to MYKTKDFYLAAVLVLYGYKIKYHVNEQNKSVFYFEEDEGLRELVQDYFYDKLKVSPHQFQSSVKTVKALIYN
- a CDS encoding DUF5906 domain-containing protein; protein product: MKDDKINEEAYKKLKYSYHPEITFELTKEEGGKKNKGWLLTETNWKEESLKEMVKTVSYLPSKLKHGHKIKKNVEEVYFLTLDFDKNDPTIEEFKKNWEKTQFSWFLHTTVNHQKTISDEGESIRAIDKFRVIVPLSRPISLKELDKMEEFWEEKFPLIDTTCFDGNRYFKMSPNAITELHNFYDIDGNVVFLNPDDEQLQVKKKKSGKSKKEEITISLDDEILLEDETTKIKVRDITQKTRIFCPFCDHSTRTHPHTQNAFIDINNAGQYYIFCSTEDTTYWQKNTEIDAARSKLFWNTSIGAPSMIGFKSANGDGSLYLFKNAADFDNYCIQNHINPNIRDYLPRREIIFNPQRPEGLNDEFYNLFEDSEYLKKDYSTLLPLPLNQVIEELQLRCKVIYEILINIFGEKKFLERFLNWVAYILQEREKAYTAWLITSKIQGTGKDLMFIRILMPLFGEKQSQLMNGSRIAKNFNKIDMNCFLRGYNEVFSAGNVKENLHRKEMLKDLITAPYQSIEIKGVDTFQTFNFMNFILFSNSQHPIIIDDEDRRFNVIRNEEAKKVSQLDIYRGLEYLEPDIEKELPEFANIIFTLDFDTELANIPIESDAKDRLKSLSKDEYEEFAERLKAMDADYFLLDEIFPVTEKEKLLDQSRSEIAQMVIDTITSDGVIPARYMSRICKYHFSHHHYKSILERLKLKGIEETTKRILTGPTKVYECK